One window of Fimbriimonadia bacterium genomic DNA carries:
- a CDS encoding TlpA family protein disulfide reductase codes for MGLAVVAVAALVLVIGQATKLPKAGDKTPTFSVSTMDGKTLSSTDLTKQGPVLLLFIGHSCPTTHVVFKHYNKLDEQIAGSGIKRYMVLDAKANAAKSFVAKHSAKIPVLLDPEKKAFRAFGLTKSPATALLTKGGKVARFDLGISRSILTATATEAYKLTGKNAPKLDFAEAPANTTVG; via the coding sequence TTGGGACTGGCTGTCGTTGCAGTGGCGGCCCTCGTACTTGTGATAGGTCAGGCCACCAAGCTACCGAAGGCCGGAGACAAGACCCCGACCTTCTCGGTTAGCACCATGGACGGGAAGACACTGTCGTCCACCGACCTAACTAAGCAAGGACCGGTTCTTCTTCTGTTCATCGGGCATTCGTGCCCCACGACGCATGTGGTCTTCAAGCACTACAACAAGCTCGATGAGCAGATCGCGGGGTCCGGGATCAAGCGTTACATGGTGTTGGATGCGAAGGCCAACGCCGCCAAGTCGTTCGTGGCCAAGCACTCAGCCAAGATCCCGGTGCTGCTGGACCCCGAGAAGAAGGCGTTTCGCGCGTTTGGTCTGACGAAATCGCCGGCCACTGCACTGCTGACGAAAGGCGGCAAGGTAGCGAGGTTCGATCTCGGTATCAGCCGCTCCATCTTGACCGCGACGGCTACCGAGGCGTACAAGCTGACTGGCAAGAACGCTCCGAAGTTGGACTTCGCCGAAGCCCCCGCCAACACGACTGTGGGGTGA